A window of Candidatus Deferrimicrobiaceae bacterium contains these coding sequences:
- a CDS encoding PTS sugar transporter subunit IIA, with amino-acid sequence MIGIVLVSHGRFASELLAAGEIIVGKIENSMAVDIDPKMGMDEISGEVEAAIRTVDLGKGVLLLTDMFGGTPSNIGLSYLGTGRVEVVTGVNLPMIVKFPMARQTMPLPELAHHLAECGQRGITIPGEMLRKKAEKK; translated from the coding sequence ATGATCGGAATCGTCCTGGTTTCGCACGGCCGCTTCGCCTCCGAGCTGCTCGCCGCGGGCGAGATCATCGTCGGAAAGATCGAAAACTCGATGGCGGTCGACATCGACCCCAAGATGGGCATGGATGAGATCAGCGGCGAGGTCGAGGCGGCCATCCGCACGGTCGACCTCGGCAAGGGCGTTCTCCTCCTGACCGACATGTTCGGGGGCACGCCGTCCAATATCGGGCTTTCCTACCTCGGCACGGGGCGAGTCGAGGTGGTGACCGGCGTCAACCTGCCGATGATCGTCAAGTTCCCGATGGCGCGGCAGACGATGCCGCTTCCCGAGCTTGCGCACCACCTGGCCGAATGCGGGCAGCGCGGCATCACCATCCCCGGGGAGATGCTGCGCAAGAAGGCGGAGAAGAAGTAG